AAGGGAACGTCCCGCGGGTCGCACGATCCGTGGCGGTGGCCGGGACGACAACAGGGAGCAACAGGATGCCTCATCCAGTGGACGTTCACGTGGGCAAGCGAATCCGCCATCGCAGGTGGCTCGTCGGCATGACACAGCAGCAACTTGCCGAAAGCGTCGGGATCAAGTTTCAGCAGATCCAGAAATACGAGACGGGGGCCAACCGGGTCAGCGCGTCTCGCCTCTGGGACATCGCGGCCTCGATGGACGTCGACGTGAGCTTTTTCTTCGAGGGGATCGAGCGGAACGCCGGCGCCGAGAGCGACGCCACGCGGCGCAACGGCGATCTCATGGGGGACAAGGAGGCGCTCGATCTCGTGCGGTCCTACTACGCGATCCCCGAGAATTAGCGCCGCCGTCTTTTCGAACTGGCCCGCGTCCTCAGCGACGTGGCCTGACCGGACGCGCATGTCTCGGCCGCGTCCCCGGGCACGGGGACGCGCGAAACGTGACGACCCGACGCCGAAGCGGGTTGCATTCGGGGCACGCCCCGTCGCAGGAATGGTGCGACAGGATCCGTGCGCATCCGCGCCGGACGGTTGAGCCCGGAGGCCCGCCAGTTGGACAAGGATGACCTCATCTCCACCGCGCATGCGCTGGCAGATGCCGCGCGGGCGTCGGTTCTGCCGCATTTCCGCCGCGCGGGACTGTCGGCCGACAACAAGGAGGCCGCGGGCTTCGACCCCGTGACCGAGGGCGACCGCGCCGCCGAACGCGCCATGCGCGCGATCCTCGAAACCCGGCGCCCCGATGACGGCATCCTGGGCGAGGAATACGGGCGCGTCGACGGCACCAGCGGCCTGACCTGGGTGCTCGACCCGATCGACGGCACGCGCGGCTTTCTCTCGGGCACACCCACCTGGGGCGTGCTCATCTCGGTCGCGGATGCAAGCGGCCCGCTCTACGGCCTCATCGACCAGCCCTATATCGGCGAACGGTTCGAGGGCGGCTTCGGCCGCGCGCGCGTCGTCGGCCCCCGGGGCGAGGCACCGCTCGCGGTGCGCGGCGGCCGCCCGCTGGACGAGGCGATCCTCTTCAGCACCTTCCCCGAGCTCGGCAGCGCGCCCGAGGCCGACGCGTTCCGCGCGGTATCGCAAAAGGCACGGCTCACGCGCTTCGGGATGGATTGCTACGCCTACGCGCTGATCGCGGCGGGGCAGATCGACCTCGTGATCGAATCGGGGTTGCAGCCCTACGACATCCACGCGCCCATCGCGGTGATCGAGGCGGCGGGCGGCATCGTCACCGACTGGCAGGGCAACCCCGCCCATCACGGCGGCCGCGCCATCGCCGCCGCCGCCCGCGAACAGCACGAGGCCGCGCTCGAAATCCTGTCGCGCATCCCGTGACCCCCGATCCGCATGAAAGGCGACACCAGATGAAACTCACCGCTCCGGGCCTCCTTGCCCTCGGCCTCGCCCTCGCCGCCTGCGGCCCGCAGGACGGTCCCGTCACCACCCGTCCTACGACGATCGGCGCCAGCGACAGCGCGCAGGCCGGTGACGTGACCCGCGACGCGCTCGCGCGGATCAACGACTACCGTGCGCAGGCCGGCGCGCCCCCTCTCCGTCTCGACGCGACACTCGCGCGTGTGGCAAGCGCGCACGCCACCGAGATGTTCACCTCCGGCCGCTTCAGCCACACCGGCGCCGACGGATCGAGCGTCGGCGACCGCGTGCGGCGCGCGGGCTACGGCTTCTGCTTCGTGGCCGAGAACATCGCGCAGGGGCCTTCCGGCGTGGACGAGGTGCTGTCGGGCTGGATGCAATCGCCCGGCCACCGGCGCAATATGCTCAACCCGCAGGCCGACGGCGTGGGCCTCGCCCGGCGTGGCGACCTCTGGGTGATGGTCCTGGGCCGCCCGGGCTGCTGACCCGCTCCGCGCGCCCCGCCCGAAAGGTGCAGAATTCAATACAATCCGCCGGGGAAACCCGCTAAACCCCGCCCTGCGAGCAGATTTCACCAGAGGGGGGCGCGGATGGCCGAATTCGAGGACGAGCATCAAGCCGAGACCGAGGCCGAGGAAGACGCCTACGTGCTCAGCGACCAGTTGATCACGCGGATCATGCAGGCCGTCGATCAGCAGGATCGCGACCGGCTCTGGGCCGAGATGGAGCCGCTGCACCCCGCCGACATCGCCGACCTCCTCGAACAGCTCGGCGCCTTCGACCGCGCGCGCCTCATCGAGCTCTACGGCACCGAATTCGACGGCGACATCCTCTCCGAGCTCGACGAGTCGATCCGCGAGGATGTCATCAACATCCTCAACCCCGAGGTTCTGGCCGAGGCCGTCCGCGAACTCGACAGCGACGACGTGGTCGACCTCGTGGAGGATCTCGAGGACGACCGCCAGCGGGCCATCCTCGAGGTGCTCGAGGACAGTGACCGCGTCGCGGTGCAGCAATCGCTCACCTATCCCGAATACTCCGCCGGCCGCCTCATGCAGCGCGAGGTCGTCATGGCCCCGGAACACTGGAACGTGGGCGAGGCCATCGACTATCTCCGCGACCAGGACGAACTGCCCGACCAGTTCTATCACATCGTCCTCGTCGATCCCCGGCTGCGCCCGGTGGGCAACGTCACGCTGGGCAAGCTCATGGCCTCCCGGCGCGAAGTGCTGCTCTCGACCCTGGCCGAGGAGACGTTTCACGTCATTCCCGTCACGCAGGACGAGGAAGACGTGGCCTATGCCTTCAACCAGTATCATCTCATCTCGGCGCCCGTGGTGGACGAGAATGACCGCCTCGTCGGCGTCATCACCATCGACGACGCCATGGCGGTGCTCGACGAGGAACACGAAGAGGACATCCTGCGCCTCGCCGGCGTCGGCGAGGGCGGCCTCAACGACAACATCGTCGAGACCACGAAACAGCGCTTCCCCTGGCTCGCGGTGAACCTCCTGACGGCGATCCTCGCCTCGATGGTCATCTCGATCTTCGAGGCGACGATCGCGAAATTCGTGGCCCTCGCGGTGCTGATGCCCATCGTCGCCTCGATGGGCGGCAACGCGGGGACGCAATCGCTCACCGTCGCGGTGCGCGCCATCGCGACACGCGATCTCACAGGCCGCAACGTGTGGCGCGTCATCCGGCGCGAGGTTCTGGTGGGCCTCGTCAACGGGCTCGCCTTCGCGCTCGTGATGGGCATCGTCGGGGTGATCTGGTTCGGCGGCCCTGAACTCGGCTACGTCATCGGCGCCGCGATGGTCATCAACCTCGTCGTGGCGGGCTTCGCCGGAACGGTCATCCCGGTCCTGCTCGAACGGATGGGCGTCGATCCGGCGCTCGCCTCGGGCGCCTTCGTGACGACCGTGACCGACGTGGTGGGCTTCTTCGCCTTCCTCGGTCTCGCGGCGATGTGGCTCCTGTGAGCGACCCGGGACAGATCAAGACCGAGGCGCGGCGCGCGGCCTTTGCCCGGCGCAAGGCGGCGCATGCCATGGCCACGCCCGGCGCGGCGGGGCGGCTGTCGGAGGTGCTCGCGGGCTATCGCGGCGTGCCGCTTGCGGGCTACATGCCGATCCGCACCGAGATCGACCCCCTGCCCGCCATGGCCGAGGCCGCGGCGCACGGCCCTGTCGGCGTCCCCGTGATCGTGGCCGAGGGGGAGCCGCTGCGGTTCTCGCGGTGGGAGCCGGGCTGCGAGATGGTCGACGGCCCCTTCGGCGCGCGCATCCCCGCCCGCGAGGATTTCTTCGAGCCCGAGCTTCTCATCGTGCCGCTGGTGGCCTTCGACCGCGCGGGCGGGCGGCTGGGCTATGGCGGCGGCTTCTACGACCGCACGCTCGAGCGCCTGCGCGCCCGGCGCGCGACGCTCGCCATCGGCTTCGCCTACGGCGCGCAGGAGGCCGAGAACCTGCCGCTCGAACCCACGGATCAACCGCTCGACATGGTCGTCACCGAGGCCGAGGTCATCACCTTCGGGGGCGCCCATGGCCGATCATGACTATACCGCGCGCATCGTCTGGACCGGCAATCGCGGCCAGGGCACGGCGCATTACCGCGCCTATGCCCGCACCTGGAATGTCGAGACACCGGGCAAGCCCGTCATCCGCTGCTCGAACGATCCGCTGCTTGGCGGCGATCCGACGCTGCACAATCCCGAAGACCTGCTCATCTCCGCGCTCTCGGCCTGCCACATGCTCTGGTTCCTGCACCTTGCCAGCGATGCGGGCCTCGTCGTCGAAAGCTACGCCGACACGCCCCTCGCCGTGGGCGAGGTGCAGCCCGGCGGCGCGGGCCGCTTCCTGCGCGCCACGCTGCGCCCCGAGATCGTCCTGCGCGCGGGTGCCGACACGGCACGCGCCGAGGCCATCCACCACGAGATCCACGATGTCTGCTTCATCGCGCGTTCGGTGAACTTTCCGGTGACGATCGACGCCCGCCACCGCATCGCCGGCGCGGCCTGACGTCGCAGCCCGGCGAATACCGCGCGCGGACACCGAACCGAAACCCGTCTCGCACGTTGACCGGCCGAACGATGTCATCAACAGAAGGAGACATGTCATGCCCGAGAAATTCGCATCCGGTATCGAGGACAACACCGCCAAGAAGATGGTCGGCCTGCTCAACGAGTGCCTGGCCGAGACCGTCGACCTGACGCTCGCCGTCAAGCAGGCGCATTGGAACGTGAAGGGCCAGAACTTCATCGGCGTCCACGAACTTCTCGACGAGGTTGCCGACCGCCTGCGCGACATCTCCGACGAGATGGCCGAGCGCGCCGTCGTGCTGGGCGGCGTCGCCAAGGGCACCAGCCAGGTGGTCTCGGACGCGTCCCCGATGGAGGCCTACCCGGTCGAGGAAACCGACATCAAGGCGCATCTCGACGCGCTCACCGACCGGCTCAAGGCGCTGGGCGGCCGCCTGCGCAAGGCGATCGACACGGCGGGCGAAGCCGGTGACGAGGACACCGCCGACCTTCTGACCGGCGCGAGCCGCACGGTCGACAAGGATGCCTGGTTCATCGGGGCCAACCGCCCGAACTGAGCGGGGCGCCGCTTCGGGCGAAGGACGGTTTCCCATCGGTTCGCCCGGACCACCCGACCAGAAACGGAAAAGCCGCGCTCACCATGGCGCGGCTATTCTCAATCCGTGGAAAGGGGCAGGATCTACTTGATCTTGCCTTCCTTGTATTCGACATGCTTGCGCGCGACGGGGTCGTATTTACGCACGACCATCTTTTCGGTCATGGTGCGCGCGTTCTTCTTGGTCACATAGAAATGGCCCGTGTCCGCGGTCGAGTTCAGGCGGATCTTGATGGTCGTCGGCTTCGCCATTGGTGTTCTCCTGGCAGACGGGCGGCACGGCGGCCTCGTTCCCGTGAAATCTCATCGTGAAGCCCGCCTTTTACCCGCATCGGCCCCCGAGTCAACCACCCTTTCGCCCCGCGGACGCGAAAACACCACCGCCGTTCCACCCAGCGCCAGCGCGAGCCCCAGGAGCGCGCCGGCACCCCATTCGTAGCCCTCGAACCGGGTCGAGACGCTCATCGCGATGAGCGGAAACAGCACCGTGGCATAGGCGGCCCGCGTCGCGCCTTCGCGGGCGATGAGCGCGAGATAGCTCAGGAAGGCCAGCACCGACGAGATGACCGCGAGAAAGATGAGCGCGCCCCAGAAGACCGGCGCGCGCGGCAGGGTGAACGCCTCCCCGGTCACGAGCGCCACCGTCCCCGCGATCGCGGCTCCATGGAGCATGCCCCAGGCAACGAGGCTCGCCCGGTCATGGGCCTGCCCCATCCGCGCCGAGACGAGATTGCCCAGCGAGAAGAAATACGTGCCCATGAGCGACAGGCCCAACCCGATCCAGACCCGGGTGCGCAGCGCGGTATCCTGCAATTCGGGCCAGATGAGCAGCAAAAGGCCCGCGATCCCCGCCACCGCCGCCCCGATCACCCGCAGGTCGAGCGGCTCGCGCAGGAAGATCCGCGCATTGACCGCGTTATGGATCGCCGCCGTCGCGAAGACCACCGACAGTATGCCCGAGGCCACGTAATGCGCGGCGATGTAATAGGCATAGAAATTCAGGCTGAACAGGCACGCCCCCAACACCAGCAGCCAGCCATGCGCGCGCCACGGGATAACCCGGAGCCGCCCCGTCGCCGCCAGCCCCGCCATGAGCAGCCCGCCCGCCAGCGCAAAGCGATAGGCCACCGCGACGCCCGGCCCCACCTCGCTCACCTGGAGGGTGATCGCGAACCACGACAGGCCCCATGACAGGACCACGATGATGAGAAGAACATAGGACATGGGCCCGCACCGCGTGGTTCGACGCGCCTTCATGGCCCGCCGCGCAGGGGGCGACAAGCGGCTTTTGCGGCGGGAGAGGATGCGCGGAGGGGCTGTAAGCCGGATTCTGTCGTAGGCATCGCCCGAAGACGATGCCCGGGATGACCATTCATCTGGACGCGCAGTTGCCTGCGCGCCTCAAGCTGCCTACCCGGATCTGCTGGGCCGAGGTGGCCTGCGGGGGATGTCCCCCGCGCGCGATCCCTATTCGGCATTGCTCCCGGTGGGGCTTGCCATGCCGGTCCGGTTGCCCGTCCCGCGGTGGGCTCTTACCCCACCGTTTCACCCTTGCTCGGGGGGAACGCGATGCATTCGCCCAAAGCGGTCTGTTCTCTGTGGCGCTTTCCCTCGGGTTGCCCCGGCCGGGCGTTACCCGGCACCGTTACCTCGTGGAGTCCGGACTTTCCTCGACGCGAAATTTGGGAACCCAAATTTCGCATCCGCTGCGAAAGTGGCTTTTCCAAAGGAAAAACACGTCAGCAGCCCCGGTCGAAATTCAGGCACCAAATGCCACGCCGCGGCCATCCGCCCCTCCGCGCATCCCCGATCTAGGCATCCGCCCCCTGCCGGTCAACGGGAAACCGCGCGGCCACGTCCCGCAGCACGGCGATATCGCCCGCCCCGAGCGGCCCCCGCGCCCAGGGCCGGAACCGCAGCCGCACCGCCTTCAGCACGTCCTCGTCCGAGAACTCCGGCCGGTATCCCACCGCCGTGGCCAGCGCCCGGAACGCGCCCGGGTCCTCGTCCCCGCGCTCCCCGGTCTCCGGCCACACGGCAAGGCCCTGCCGCGCCAGCCTGCGCCAGTCGAAACGCGGGCCGGGATCGTCCTTGCGGTCGGGCGCCATGTCCGAATGGCCGATCACCCGCTCGGGCGGGATCTCCCAGCGTGCCATGATCCCGCGCAGCATCGGCTCCAGCACGCGCATCTGCGGCTCGGGAAACGGCACGACGCCGGAATTGGCAAGCTCGATGCCGATCGTGTGGCTGTTCATGTCCTGCGCGATCCGGCCCCAACCGCCAAGCCCCGCGTGATGCGCGCGCGCCTTTTCCTCGACAAGCTGCCAGCACCGCCCGTCCTCCGCGATGACGTAATGGCACGACACACCCGCCTCGGCACAGCAAAGCCGCTCGACCGCCGCCTCGGGCGTCGCCATGTTGGTGAAATGCACGATGATCGCGTCGGGCGCACAGGCGCGCACCCCCTGGTTGGGCGAGCGGCGCCGGATCATCCCCTCCGGCAGCCCGGTCATCCCGGCCTCAGCCCCCCACCGCGGTGCGGAACGGCGCGGGGTTCCAGCCGCAGGCATACCCGTCACCATCGGGGTCGAGCCCCTTGCGGTCCCGCGTCGGCCCGCCCGAGGCGAGGAAATCCTCCTGCGCCTTGTCGGCCGAGGGGTATTGCGCGCAATTCCGGGCATAGCGGTTGCCGCTCGCGAGGTTCAGACGCCGATAGACCTGCGTGCCGATCGGATGCTTGTTCTGAAGCGCATAGGCCACGATGTTCGGCGCCTGGTCGCCCGTCCGCGCCGGAAGCGCCTTGGGCTGGACCACCTCGTATTGCGCGCGGTTCGCGGCGACACGGGCCTTGTCCTCCTCGATCGAACGCTCCGCGCCCACGGCGTCGAAATCGTTCTCCTGGCTGATCCCGGCCGCGTTCGAGACCGTGGGCGGCGGGTTCGCCGGATCGGCCTCGAGCGGAAGTTCGCCCGAATTGGCCTCGGCCCGCGCGCGGTCCGTGGCGTCGAGCGCGGCAAGCGTGTCGGCCCCCACGTCGCCCGTCTGCGCCGTGGTGCTCGCCGCCGCCGCGCTTGCAAGCGCACCCTCGGATTGCTCGCCGCTGATCG
This window of the Roseovarius sp. SCSIO 43702 genome carries:
- a CDS encoding helix-turn-helix domain-containing protein; amino-acid sequence: MPHPVDVHVGKRIRHRRWLVGMTQQQLAESVGIKFQQIQKYETGANRVSASRLWDIAASMDVDVSFFFEGIERNAGAESDATRRNGDLMGDKEALDLVRSYYAIPEN
- a CDS encoding inositol monophosphatase family protein, yielding MDKDDLISTAHALADAARASVLPHFRRAGLSADNKEAAGFDPVTEGDRAAERAMRAILETRRPDDGILGEEYGRVDGTSGLTWVLDPIDGTRGFLSGTPTWGVLISVADASGPLYGLIDQPYIGERFEGGFGRARVVGPRGEAPLAVRGGRPLDEAILFSTFPELGSAPEADAFRAVSQKARLTRFGMDCYAYALIAAGQIDLVIESGLQPYDIHAPIAVIEAAGGIVTDWQGNPAHHGGRAIAAAAREQHEAALEILSRIP
- a CDS encoding CAP domain-containing protein, translated to MKLTAPGLLALGLALAACGPQDGPVTTRPTTIGASDSAQAGDVTRDALARINDYRAQAGAPPLRLDATLARVASAHATEMFTSGRFSHTGADGSSVGDRVRRAGYGFCFVAENIAQGPSGVDEVLSGWMQSPGHRRNMLNPQADGVGLARRGDLWVMVLGRPGC
- the mgtE gene encoding magnesium transporter, whose translation is MAEFEDEHQAETEAEEDAYVLSDQLITRIMQAVDQQDRDRLWAEMEPLHPADIADLLEQLGAFDRARLIELYGTEFDGDILSELDESIREDVINILNPEVLAEAVRELDSDDVVDLVEDLEDDRQRAILEVLEDSDRVAVQQSLTYPEYSAGRLMQREVVMAPEHWNVGEAIDYLRDQDELPDQFYHIVLVDPRLRPVGNVTLGKLMASRREVLLSTLAEETFHVIPVTQDEEDVAYAFNQYHLISAPVVDENDRLVGVITIDDAMAVLDEEHEEDILRLAGVGEGGLNDNIVETTKQRFPWLAVNLLTAILASMVISIFEATIAKFVALAVLMPIVASMGGNAGTQSLTVAVRAIATRDLTGRNVWRVIRREVLVGLVNGLAFALVMGIVGVIWFGGPELGYVIGAAMVINLVVAGFAGTVIPVLLERMGVDPALASGAFVTTVTDVVGFFAFLGLAAMWLL
- a CDS encoding 5-formyltetrahydrofolate cyclo-ligase, whose protein sequence is MSDPGQIKTEARRAAFARRKAAHAMATPGAAGRLSEVLAGYRGVPLAGYMPIRTEIDPLPAMAEAAAHGPVGVPVIVAEGEPLRFSRWEPGCEMVDGPFGARIPAREDFFEPELLIVPLVAFDRAGGRLGYGGGFYDRTLERLRARRATLAIGFAYGAQEAENLPLEPTDQPLDMVVTEAEVITFGGAHGRS
- a CDS encoding OsmC family protein, with amino-acid sequence MADHDYTARIVWTGNRGQGTAHYRAYARTWNVETPGKPVIRCSNDPLLGGDPTLHNPEDLLISALSACHMLWFLHLASDAGLVVESYADTPLAVGEVQPGGAGRFLRATLRPEIVLRAGADTARAEAIHHEIHDVCFIARSVNFPVTIDARHRIAGAA
- the dps gene encoding DNA starvation/stationary phase protection protein Dps, with translation MPEKFASGIEDNTAKKMVGLLNECLAETVDLTLAVKQAHWNVKGQNFIGVHELLDEVADRLRDISDEMAERAVVLGGVAKGTSQVVSDASPMEAYPVEETDIKAHLDALTDRLKALGGRLRKAIDTAGEAGDEDTADLLTGASRTVDKDAWFIGANRPN
- the rpmG gene encoding 50S ribosomal protein L33, whose amino-acid sequence is MAKPTTIKIRLNSTADTGHFYVTKKNARTMTEKMVVRKYDPVARKHVEYKEGKIK
- a CDS encoding DMT family transporter; protein product: MSYVLLIIVVLSWGLSWFAITLQVSEVGPGVAVAYRFALAGGLLMAGLAATGRLRVIPWRAHGWLLVLGACLFSLNFYAYYIAAHYVASGILSVVFATAAIHNAVNARIFLREPLDLRVIGAAVAGIAGLLLLIWPELQDTALRTRVWIGLGLSLMGTYFFSLGNLVSARMGQAHDRASLVAWGMLHGAAIAGTVALVTGEAFTLPRAPVFWGALIFLAVISSVLAFLSYLALIAREGATRAAYATVLFPLIAMSVSTRFEGYEWGAGALLGLALALGGTAVVFSRPRGERVVDSGADAGKRRASR
- a CDS encoding N-acetylmuramoyl-L-alanine amidase; the encoded protein is MTGLPEGMIRRRSPNQGVRACAPDAIIVHFTNMATPEAAVERLCCAEAGVSCHYVIAEDGRCWQLVEEKARAHHAGLGGWGRIAQDMNSHTIGIELANSGVVPFPEPQMRVLEPMLRGIMARWEIPPERVIGHSDMAPDRKDDPGPRFDWRRLARQGLAVWPETGERGDEDPGAFRALATAVGYRPEFSDEDVLKAVRLRFRPWARGPLGAGDIAVLRDVAARFPVDRQGADA